The following proteins are co-located in the Pseudodesulfovibrio alkaliphilus genome:
- a CDS encoding 16S rRNA (guanine(527)-N(7))-methyltransferase RsmG, which translates to MTKSVPTPADVAAAARRLGRPVTEAQAASLAQYLGQLVKWNARMNLVGPADWTAIFDTLVVDSLYLADFLNGLQLGDTPLCLDLGAGAGLPGIPLRTIWPRGEYWLVESRDKRATFLRSAVGRLGLAATHVFHGRAEEVLDSLALRGNHATADLIVSRAFMPWRELLPFVRPMLRPWGTVVILANTPPPPEAELPAGWSPAEAASYPAGGKTRYFWPLQRVEPQP; encoded by the coding sequence ATGACCAAGTCCGTACCGACACCGGCCGACGTGGCCGCCGCCGCCCGCAGGCTCGGCCGCCCCGTGACCGAGGCCCAGGCCGCGTCCCTGGCCCAGTACCTCGGCCAGCTCGTCAAATGGAACGCCAGGATGAATCTGGTGGGACCGGCGGATTGGACCGCCATCTTTGACACCCTGGTGGTGGACAGCCTGTATCTGGCTGATTTTCTCAATGGGCTTCAGCTGGGCGACACCCCGCTATGCCTCGACCTCGGAGCCGGAGCCGGACTGCCCGGAATTCCCTTGCGGACGATCTGGCCTCGGGGGGAATACTGGCTGGTGGAGAGCCGCGACAAACGGGCCACCTTTCTCCGCTCGGCGGTGGGCAGGCTCGGGCTGGCCGCAACCCACGTCTTCCACGGCCGGGCCGAAGAGGTCCTGGACAGCCTTGCCCTCCGGGGCAACCACGCCACCGCCGACCTGATCGTCAGCCGGGCCTTCATGCCCTGGCGCGAGCTGCTTCCCTTTGTGCGGCCCATGCTCAGGCCCTGGGGCACAGTGGTCATCCTGGCCAATACCCCGCCCCCGCCCGAGGCGGAACTGCCCGCCGGATGGTCACCGGCCGAGGCGGCCAGCTACCCGGCTGGCGGGAAAACCCGATATTTCTGGCCGCTGCAACGGGTCGAGCCTCAGCCCTGA
- a CDS encoding PepSY-associated TM helix domain-containing protein — translation MTATNTSPPRGGKTMARIAHLVHSAAGLWFTMLLTLVLVTGTLAVFAPEVDQLVFPTMRTVPPGPDAAKINPGALYDAVAREYPGLGITHMDTAVHQRYAPASTTVILPGNQRRNVSVDPYTGSILGEQPRMTVQHFLMRLHAVLFQGVYGFYVVNFSGVVMLVAIVAGLFAYRRFWRGFLKRPRQDRGQRILLGDLHKLIALWSLPFLLIIALSGTWYFYNFPLAHLELVPNVVKTQPAPPSLEQADLEALGPHTPTPLSGVEIVDTVLAAYPDMVVTGLMPPANINMPFVVHGERGEYLLGPEPNAVAVNPFSGEIMAAFLSEDLSLGHFLFQGISQLHHGELLPMRAPWGARMFMKLLWFLLGAGACFLSISGLLIFLGRTRRAAADLGWRRAWRWVRPWGGAMGVFKYVNVLILVGAAAGIVLATTMGGRGAPPPTLTYAPASTGVFHVALRLTPDMRAPSPELLHPGGRVMAFPTFADGHYRDARSILIGITGARGSSGRGVRVMGAEKLAFAPLQLPENMEEAELWVEITSWDGKVHRAQWPLVAGSTADPS, via the coding sequence ATGACCGCAACCAACACCTCCCCGCCCCGCGGCGGAAAGACCATGGCCCGCATCGCCCACCTCGTCCACTCAGCGGCGGGCCTGTGGTTCACCATGCTGCTCACCCTGGTTCTTGTCACGGGAACCCTTGCCGTGTTCGCCCCGGAGGTGGACCAGCTCGTCTTCCCGACCATGCGGACCGTGCCGCCCGGCCCGGACGCGGCAAAGATCAACCCCGGAGCCCTGTACGACGCGGTGGCCAGGGAGTATCCCGGCCTGGGCATCACCCACATGGACACGGCCGTCCACCAGCGGTACGCCCCGGCCTCGACCACTGTGATCCTCCCGGGCAACCAGCGCCGCAACGTCTCCGTTGACCCCTACACCGGAAGCATCCTCGGCGAGCAACCGCGCATGACGGTGCAGCACTTCCTCATGCGTCTGCACGCGGTGCTCTTCCAGGGCGTGTACGGATTCTACGTGGTCAACTTCAGCGGCGTGGTCATGCTGGTTGCCATTGTTGCCGGACTCTTCGCCTACCGGCGATTCTGGCGGGGCTTTCTCAAGCGGCCCCGCCAGGACCGCGGGCAGCGCATCCTCCTTGGCGACCTGCACAAGCTCATCGCCCTATGGTCGCTGCCCTTCCTGCTGATCATCGCCCTGAGCGGAACCTGGTACTTCTACAACTTCCCTCTGGCCCACCTTGAGCTGGTGCCCAACGTGGTCAAGACGCAACCCGCCCCGCCCAGCCTGGAACAGGCAGACCTCGAAGCCCTTGGACCGCATACCCCGACGCCCCTGAGCGGAGTCGAGATCGTGGACACGGTCCTGGCCGCCTATCCCGACATGGTCGTGACCGGGCTGATGCCGCCAGCCAACATCAACATGCCCTTTGTGGTGCATGGCGAGCGGGGGGAATATCTGCTCGGCCCGGAACCCAACGCCGTGGCGGTCAACCCATTCAGCGGCGAGATCATGGCGGCGTTCCTGTCTGAAGACCTCTCCCTGGGGCACTTCCTGTTCCAGGGCATAAGCCAGCTGCACCATGGCGAACTGCTGCCCATGCGGGCGCCTTGGGGGGCCAGGATGTTCATGAAACTGCTCTGGTTCCTCCTTGGCGCGGGGGCCTGCTTTCTGTCCATCTCGGGTCTGCTCATCTTCCTTGGCCGCACACGCCGGGCCGCCGCCGACCTGGGCTGGCGCAGGGCATGGCGCTGGGTCAGGCCGTGGGGAGGGGCCATGGGCGTGTTCAAGTATGTCAATGTGCTGATCCTCGTCGGCGCAGCCGCGGGAATCGTTCTCGCCACCACCATGGGCGGACGGGGCGCTCCCCCGCCGACCCTGACCTACGCGCCCGCCAGCACAGGCGTATTCCACGTCGCCCTGCGGCTCACGCCGGACATGCGCGCCCCGTCGCCGGAGCTTCTGCACCCGGGCGGCAGGGTCATGGCCTTCCCGACCTTCGCCGACGGGCACTACCGGGACGCCCGGTCCATCCTCATCGGCATCACCGGGGCCAGGGGATCAAGCGGGAGGGGCGTCCGGGTCATGGGAGCCGAAAAACTCGCCTTTGCCCCGCTGCAACTGCCCGAGAACATGGAAGAGGCCGAGCTGTGGGTGGAAATCACCTCATGGGACGGAAAGGTGCACAGAGCCCAATGGCCCCTTGTGGCCGGGTCCACTGCAGACCCCTCGTGA
- a CDS encoding 23S rRNA (pseudouridine(1915)-N(3))-methyltransferase RlmH has protein sequence MSAMGFIWVGRLKESFSRDGCDLYWKKLSRFFRIDEAVIRDGPGKLPPAERSRKEGEAILSRLASGDVPVILDEGGDRLTSRQFAAFVEKWTDAPNQRPVFVIGGPFGLSNEVKAAARASIRLSDMTLPHELARLMLLEQLYRAATILKNMPYHHD, from the coding sequence ATGAGCGCCATGGGTTTCATATGGGTGGGCAGGCTCAAGGAGTCCTTTTCCCGTGACGGGTGCGACCTGTACTGGAAGAAGCTGTCGCGGTTCTTCAGGATCGACGAGGCCGTGATCAGGGACGGTCCGGGCAAGCTGCCGCCCGCAGAGCGCAGCCGCAAGGAGGGAGAGGCCATCCTGTCCCGGCTGGCGTCCGGCGATGTGCCGGTCATTCTCGACGAGGGCGGCGACCGGCTCACCTCGCGCCAGTTTGCCGCCTTTGTGGAGAAGTGGACGGACGCCCCCAACCAGCGGCCGGTATTTGTCATCGGCGGCCCCTTCGGCCTGTCGAACGAGGTCAAGGCGGCGGCGCGGGCGAGCATCCGCCTCAGCGACATGACCCTGCCCCACGAACTGGCCCGGCTGATGTTGCTGGAGCAGTTGTACCGGGCCGCCACCATCCTGAAAAACATGCCATACCATCATGATTGA
- a CDS encoding energy transducer TonB has protein sequence MLRRTGDSREFAAACMAAVMIAGLAYVGVLLLNDGRQPATHSEITGAIRLAVPRADTPPEPPKPKKLEETKPPEKLPKTVSQRSKTQANKPQMSVSLPSFSADLHPGLGGGIAIPDMDLGGVGFSMDEVDEVPHPLRSVPPEYPYTAQRSRIEGEVVVRMLVTSQGEPTNVTIHSTNPPGVFDKAALAAAKRWKFQPGRYQGRAVDTWVLLPFTFELTR, from the coding sequence ATGCTCCGCAGGACTGGCGACTCGCGTGAATTCGCCGCCGCCTGCATGGCTGCGGTCATGATCGCCGGGCTGGCCTATGTGGGCGTGCTGTTGCTCAACGACGGCCGCCAGCCCGCCACCCACTCCGAAATCACCGGAGCCATCCGTCTCGCCGTTCCCCGCGCCGACACTCCGCCGGAGCCGCCCAAGCCCAAGAAGCTCGAAGAGACGAAGCCCCCGGAGAAACTGCCAAAGACGGTATCCCAGAGATCAAAAACCCAGGCCAACAAACCCCAGATGTCCGTCTCTCTGCCGAGCTTCAGCGCGGACCTGCATCCCGGACTGGGCGGTGGCATCGCCATTCCCGACATGGACCTGGGCGGCGTCGGCTTCTCCATGGACGAGGTGGACGAGGTGCCCCATCCCCTGCGCAGCGTTCCGCCCGAGTATCCGTACACGGCGCAGCGCAGCCGCATCGAGGGCGAGGTGGTGGTGCGTATGCTGGTCACCAGCCAGGGCGAGCCCACCAACGTGACCATCCACTCGACCAATCCTCCGGGCGTCTTTGACAAAGCCGCCCTGGCCGCCGCCAAACGCTGGAAGTTCCAGCCCGGACGCTACCAGGGCCGCGCCGTGGACACCTGGGTCCTGCTCCCCTTCACCTTCGAGTTGACCCGATGA
- a CDS encoding DUF3450 domain-containing protein — translation MTKKFPAFLAVLLILSAQVTAAATAVDVHGNVVAAVSAETSAQRSFREWEDSKEILAAEIRDMKALEAWLDFQNEKYARYVRRQHDVIAELERRKEEAKRIRMELEPFLETVVESLEHFVDTDLPFLQEERRDRIAFLRESLDDYRLELSEKLRRVFEALLVEAEYGRTVSTSTQELNIDGQPTLVTVFRLGRTALFYQTGDGQRSGAWDRASQAWTPLDAQYAKTLSRARDMAERKRAVELLVLPVGGAR, via the coding sequence ATGACCAAAAAGTTCCCGGCCTTTCTGGCCGTATTGTTGATCCTGTCAGCGCAGGTCACGGCCGCGGCCACGGCGGTGGACGTGCACGGAAACGTCGTGGCCGCGGTATCTGCCGAGACCTCGGCCCAGCGCAGCTTCCGCGAGTGGGAAGACAGCAAGGAAATCCTGGCCGCCGAGATCAGGGACATGAAGGCCCTGGAGGCGTGGCTTGATTTCCAGAACGAGAAGTATGCCCGGTATGTGCGTCGGCAGCACGATGTCATTGCCGAACTGGAGCGGCGCAAGGAGGAGGCAAAACGCATCCGCATGGAGCTTGAGCCCTTCCTGGAGACCGTGGTCGAGAGCCTCGAACACTTTGTGGACACGGACCTTCCCTTCCTGCAGGAGGAGCGCCGGGACCGGATCGCGTTCCTGCGGGAATCCCTGGACGACTACCGGCTGGAACTGAGCGAAAAGCTCCGCCGCGTCTTCGAGGCCCTGCTGGTGGAAGCGGAATACGGCCGCACCGTGAGCACCTCGACCCAGGAGCTAAACATTGACGGCCAGCCCACCCTGGTTACCGTCTTCCGCCTGGGCCGAACGGCTCTCTTCTACCAGACGGGCGACGGGCAGCGCTCCGGCGCATGGGACAGAGCGTCCCAGGCGTGGACTCCCCTTGACGCCCAGTACGCGAAAACCCTGAGCCGGGCCAGGGACATGGCCGAACGCAAGCGGGCGGTCGAATTGCTCGTCCTGCCCGTGGGAGGTGCCCGATGA
- a CDS encoding PP2C family protein-serine/threonine phosphatase: MSPRAATYFLLAMAGGAFFGGQTCPLIEGLAAPLLWLLLLLPLALAMLVRSLALPPLLSRRPPALRARLQLVVDLGLFAAAALVTAVALRLTFGFGLLESGLKLALGVFAIGVFASLDLALERERETIRLAKPGRSFTREQSPPCRVVSIASQFILVTTAVVSLAAAVLLVMLLGDIRWLSEQGLSPASLPFLGPAVLGEILLVMAALLALIVNLAVSYSRNLRLLFANQTAVLEAVSRGDLSRNVPAVTCDEMGVIAAHTNAMIASLRDGQRLRDGLRIAVEVQQNLLPDQAPALPGLDLAGAAVFSEETGGDFFDYIGCDDEVCGRVAVAVGDVSGHGIGAALLMAAGRALVRQSAASPGSPARNITTANRHLTRDIDDTGRFMTLFFVVLDPAAREATWVNAGHQPPLLHDPADNSFRELRGRDIPLGVDREWRFHQETMPLPGPGQTMLIGTDGLWEAQNRQGDMFGHERVRQVLRDNSGADARQLVSALLAAVADFAGATPQDDDITLVVVKGV; the protein is encoded by the coding sequence ATGTCCCCAAGGGCGGCGACATATTTTCTGCTGGCCATGGCGGGCGGCGCCTTCTTCGGCGGGCAGACCTGCCCGCTCATCGAAGGGCTGGCCGCCCCGCTGTTGTGGCTGCTCCTGCTGTTGCCCCTGGCCCTGGCCATGCTTGTGCGCTCCCTGGCCCTGCCCCCGCTGCTTTCCCGACGCCCCCCGGCGCTACGGGCCCGTCTCCAGCTCGTCGTGGACCTTGGCCTGTTCGCCGCGGCAGCCTTGGTCACGGCCGTTGCCCTGCGGCTGACCTTTGGCTTCGGCCTCCTGGAAAGCGGTCTCAAGCTGGCCCTGGGTGTATTCGCCATCGGCGTGTTCGCCAGCCTTGATCTCGCCCTGGAGCGCGAACGCGAGACCATCCGCCTGGCCAAGCCAGGCAGAAGCTTTACCCGCGAGCAGAGCCCTCCATGCCGGGTCGTGTCCATCGCCAGCCAGTTCATCCTGGTGACCACGGCAGTGGTTTCCCTCGCCGCCGCCGTCCTTCTGGTCATGCTCCTGGGAGACATCCGCTGGCTTTCGGAGCAGGGCCTCAGCCCGGCCTCGCTCCCCTTCCTGGGTCCTGCCGTGCTCGGGGAGATCCTCCTTGTCATGGCCGCGCTGCTGGCCCTGATAGTCAACCTGGCCGTGTCCTACTCCCGCAACCTGCGTCTGCTTTTCGCCAACCAGACCGCTGTGCTCGAAGCCGTCAGCCGGGGCGACCTCTCCCGGAACGTGCCCGCCGTCACCTGCGATGAAATGGGCGTCATCGCTGCCCATACCAACGCCATGATCGCCAGTCTGCGCGACGGCCAACGTCTGCGCGACGGATTACGCATCGCCGTGGAGGTGCAGCAGAACCTGCTGCCTGATCAGGCTCCGGCACTGCCCGGCCTTGATCTGGCAGGGGCAGCCGTTTTCTCCGAGGAAACGGGGGGCGACTTCTTCGACTACATCGGCTGCGACGACGAGGTCTGCGGCCGCGTGGCCGTGGCCGTGGGCGATGTGTCGGGCCACGGCATCGGCGCGGCCCTGCTCATGGCCGCCGGGCGCGCCCTGGTCCGTCAGAGCGCGGCCTCGCCCGGCTCCCCGGCCCGCAACATCACCACCGCCAACCGCCATCTGACCCGTGACATCGACGACACGGGCCGGTTCATGACGCTGTTCTTCGTGGTCCTCGATCCTGCGGCCAGGGAGGCCACCTGGGTCAACGCGGGCCATCAGCCGCCCCTGCTCCACGACCCTGCCGACAACAGCTTCCGAGAGCTTCGGGGCCGGGACATCCCGCTGGGCGTGGATCGGGAGTGGCGCTTTCACCAGGAAACCATGCCCCTGCCAGGGCCGGGCCAGACCATGCTCATAGGCACCGACGGCCTGTGGGAGGCCCAGAACCGCCAGGGAGATATGTTCGGCCACGAGCGGGTGCGGCAGGTCCTGCGCGACAACTCGGGCGCGGATGCGCGGCAACTGGTCAGCGCCCTGCTCGCAGCCGTGGCCGACTTTGCCGGGGCCACACCCCAGGACGACGACATCACCCTCGTGGTCGTCAAGGGAGTCTGA
- a CDS encoding metallophosphoesterase family protein, whose amino-acid sequence MYWIAFGDVHESTGVLGSIPGLARASGVIITGDLTNRGGRESADRVVGAVADFNPRILALPGNMDTEAVQARLVERGMDIHLRVRELAPGLGLMGVGYSTPTPFGTPGEVAEETLAGWLDATHAQAAHFDALIVAVHEPPLGSGVDRLGNGQHVGSPGVRAFIERTRPALVLTGHIHESRAVDRIGHSTVINPGMLAGGGFVRIEYREGALSADLMSV is encoded by the coding sequence ATGTACTGGATAGCCTTTGGCGATGTTCACGAAAGCACCGGGGTGCTGGGCTCGATCCCCGGTCTGGCCCGGGCCAGCGGGGTGATCATTACTGGCGACCTGACCAACCGGGGCGGCCGGGAGTCGGCCGACCGGGTTGTCGGCGCGGTGGCCGACTTCAATCCGCGCATCCTGGCCCTGCCGGGCAACATGGACACCGAGGCGGTGCAGGCCCGGCTCGTGGAGCGGGGCATGGACATCCATCTGCGGGTGAGGGAGCTTGCCCCCGGCCTGGGGCTGATGGGAGTCGGCTATTCCACACCCACGCCCTTTGGCACGCCGGGCGAGGTGGCCGAGGAAACTCTGGCGGGCTGGCTCGACGCCACTCACGCCCAGGCAGCGCATTTCGACGCCTTGATCGTGGCCGTGCACGAGCCGCCTCTGGGCTCAGGCGTGGACCGGCTGGGCAACGGCCAGCATGTGGGCAGCCCCGGCGTGCGGGCCTTCATCGAGCGCACGCGCCCGGCCCTGGTCCTGACCGGCCACATTCACGAGTCCAGGGCCGTGGACCGCATAGGGCACAGCACGGTCATCAATCCGGGCATGCTGGCGGGCGGCGGGTTCGTGCGCATCGAATACCGCGAGGGCGCGCTCTCGGCCGACCTGATGAGCGTCTGA
- a CDS encoding MotA/TolQ/ExbB proton channel family protein, giving the protein MNRLILALTLMASLATAAHGQDWSRAARAATEVAQATRENARETLDIIARERQELTGERAALQRGIDTRQREFDALKAEYETLLAREAALEEELAAQAHEIRTIDGAIRTSAKQARDAFHESLTTPEQPERAPMLDDILQPDRFAGLQGIRNLLTLYLDEMQSSGEIVRRTGTFIGTDGLEQSGEMVRIGTFTQAYRLSDGSLGFLRPAGGDLVAAQGTPGWSLSREMNAFFDGKADTFPLDISNGAALARLKQQQRGIGEWLASGGLLVWPIILVGVVALGLVAERFYFLSRVRGNSDRNMKTILGLVNAGEWKQCRDFCRERSQFPTCRIIDHTLKYMGNTKEVVENAYQEGLLKELPALERFLPTLNVLAAVAPLLGLLGTVTGMINTFQIITVHGTGDPRMMSGGISEALVTTQLGLAVAVPIIILHHILERRVDAIVGDMEEKGTGLAVALMKKGQIIKPEELNAAA; this is encoded by the coding sequence ATGAACCGCCTGATTCTCGCCCTGACACTCATGGCATCCCTGGCGACAGCCGCCCATGGACAGGACTGGAGCCGTGCGGCCAGGGCCGCCACCGAGGTCGCCCAGGCCACACGGGAAAACGCCCGCGAGACACTGGACATCATTGCACGGGAGCGCCAGGAGCTGACCGGCGAACGGGCCGCCCTGCAACGGGGCATCGACACCAGGCAGCGGGAGTTCGACGCCCTCAAGGCCGAATACGAGACCCTCCTTGCCCGAGAGGCCGCCCTGGAAGAGGAGCTTGCCGCCCAGGCCCACGAAATCAGAACCATTGACGGGGCCATCCGCACCTCTGCCAAGCAGGCGCGGGACGCCTTTCACGAGAGCCTGACCACGCCAGAGCAACCCGAGCGTGCGCCCATGCTTGACGACATTCTCCAGCCCGACAGGTTCGCCGGGCTCCAGGGCATCCGCAACCTGCTGACCCTGTACCTCGACGAGATGCAGTCGTCCGGCGAGATCGTGCGCCGCACCGGCACCTTCATCGGCACCGACGGCCTTGAGCAGTCCGGGGAAATGGTCAGGATAGGCACCTTCACCCAGGCATACCGCCTGAGCGACGGCTCTCTCGGCTTTCTGCGGCCCGCCGGAGGCGACCTCGTGGCTGCCCAGGGCACCCCGGGCTGGTCCCTCTCAAGGGAGATGAACGCCTTTTTCGACGGCAAGGCCGATACCTTTCCCCTCGACATCTCCAACGGAGCGGCACTGGCCCGCCTCAAGCAGCAGCAGCGCGGCATCGGCGAATGGCTCGCCAGCGGCGGCCTGCTGGTCTGGCCCATCATCCTGGTGGGCGTGGTGGCCCTCGGGCTGGTGGCCGAGCGCTTCTATTTCCTCAGCCGGGTCAGGGGCAACTCGGACCGCAACATGAAGACCATCCTTGGCCTGGTGAATGCGGGCGAATGGAAGCAGTGCCGCGATTTCTGCCGCGAGCGCTCGCAATTCCCCACTTGCCGCATCATCGACCACACGCTCAAATACATGGGCAACACCAAGGAAGTCGTGGAGAACGCCTACCAGGAGGGACTGCTCAAGGAACTGCCGGCCCTGGAGCGCTTTCTGCCCACCCTCAACGTGCTGGCCGCAGTGGCTCCGCTGCTTGGTCTGCTCGGCACGGTCACCGGCATGATCAACACCTTCCAGATCATCACCGTGCACGGCACTGGCGACCCGCGCATGATGTCCGGCGGCATCTCCGAGGCCCTGGTCACCACCCAGCTCGGGCTGGCCGTGGCCGTGCCCATCATCATCCTGCACCATATCCTTGAACGCCGCGTGGACGCCATCGTCGGCGACATGGAGGAAAAGGGCACCGGCCTGGCCGTGGCCCTCATGAAGAAGGGACAGATCATAAAGCCGGAGGAACTCAATGCCGCAGCATGA
- a CDS encoding PqqD family protein has product MSWFKKRAPHPVIPRAQALNMVPVRSTEVRAETTAEGVVRLSYPLAVKPWFGRLADRVGLWDGRPMIKRLELDEMGGFVWERIDGERSVRRIAEEFAAHYGLQAREAELGVTAFIKDIGQRGLLGLREPV; this is encoded by the coding sequence ATGAGCTGGTTTAAGAAACGCGCACCTCATCCGGTCATTCCCCGCGCCCAGGCCCTGAACATGGTCCCGGTGCGCAGCACCGAGGTTCGGGCCGAGACAACCGCCGAGGGCGTGGTGCGCCTGTCCTACCCCCTGGCTGTCAAGCCGTGGTTCGGGCGGTTGGCCGACAGGGTCGGCCTGTGGGACGGGCGGCCCATGATCAAGCGGCTCGAGCTTGACGAGATGGGCGGCTTTGTCTGGGAGCGTATCGACGGCGAGCGGTCGGTGCGGCGCATTGCCGAGGAATTCGCCGCCCATTACGGCCTGCAGGCCCGCGAGGCCGAGCTTGGCGTCACGGCCTTTATCAAGGACATCGGCCAGCGGGGTCTGCTCGGCCTCAGGGAGCCTGTGTGA
- a CDS encoding tetratricopeptide repeat protein, with product MNSPRSLSLVPALLLSLFAIALFSGPARAAIPPQARQALHAAHRLMDEKQFTEAVKLLREYMDTAQGNVDAEVYLVLGGALHQSGKKTEALAAFKTGHTAHPDNQYLCLNTGVVLYELERHAEAGGFFEKAHSLQEKPAPDLLFQAGSAYYLGEDFQAAARVLTSLLNQEAKPRKQWVQLTIHALIEAKRPAQAEAMVLRFLNDHPDEGEYWKVLARLHLDREEYAKASAALEIAHSLAAPTRQEVERLANLYAYQGAPLLAAATLTRTYGQNPTPEEAIKVAALLASAGRTAQAVTLLEHHRSNPTAALEAGKALYRHRKFEAAEAAFRRILESADNPEARFFIALCAWEKREWERASREFRRLAGLESHRRRAAPYLVVLEDMLAVRAEIDGIDAKRTR from the coding sequence ATGAATTCGCCACGCTCTCTCTCCCTTGTTCCCGCCCTGCTACTGAGCCTCTTTGCCATCGCGCTGTTCAGCGGGCCTGCCCGTGCCGCCATCCCGCCCCAGGCCCGTCAGGCGCTGCACGCGGCCCATCGGCTCATGGATGAAAAACAATTCACCGAAGCCGTGAAGCTGCTCAGGGAATACATGGACACCGCCCAGGGCAATGTGGACGCCGAGGTGTACCTCGTGCTCGGCGGCGCACTGCACCAGAGCGGCAAGAAAACCGAAGCCCTGGCGGCTTTCAAAACCGGCCACACCGCGCACCCGGACAATCAGTACCTGTGCCTGAACACCGGAGTGGTCCTGTATGAACTTGAACGACATGCCGAGGCGGGAGGGTTCTTCGAAAAGGCCCATTCCCTGCAGGAAAAACCAGCGCCGGACCTGCTCTTCCAGGCAGGAAGCGCCTACTACCTCGGCGAGGACTTCCAGGCAGCGGCCAGAGTGCTCACCTCCCTTCTCAACCAGGAGGCCAAGCCACGCAAACAATGGGTCCAGTTGACCATCCACGCCCTGATAGAAGCAAAACGCCCGGCCCAGGCCGAGGCCATGGTGCTTCGCTTTCTCAACGACCACCCCGACGAAGGCGAGTATTGGAAGGTGCTGGCACGGCTGCACCTGGACCGCGAAGAGTACGCCAAGGCGAGCGCAGCCCTGGAGATCGCCCACAGCCTCGCCGCACCCACGCGCCAGGAGGTGGAACGGCTGGCCAACCTCTATGCCTACCAGGGTGCCCCCCTGCTGGCCGCCGCGACCCTGACGCGCACCTACGGCCAGAACCCGACGCCCGAGGAGGCCATCAAGGTGGCGGCCCTGCTGGCCTCAGCGGGCAGGACCGCACAGGCCGTGACCCTCCTCGAGCACCACAGGAGCAACCCGACCGCCGCCCTGGAGGCGGGCAAGGCCCTTTACCGCCACCGGAAATTCGAGGCGGCCGAGGCGGCGTTTCGCCGCATCCTGGAGAGCGCGGACAACCCGGAGGCGCGGTTCTTCATCGCCCTGTGCGCCTGGGAAAAACGCGAATGGGAACGGGCCAGCCGCGAGTTCCGCCGTCTGGCCGGGCTCGAAAGCCACCGACGCCGCGCTGCGCCCTACCTTGTGGTACTGGAAGACATGCTCGCCGTACGCGCCGAAATCGACGGCATCGACGCGAAGCGGACCCGCTGA
- a CDS encoding ExbD/TolR family protein, with the protein MRSIRYTRGRRSRRSDINMTPLIDIVFILLIFFVVTTSFVREAGVEVQRPSAQSAETMEKANVILGLTAEGRIFVEGRPLDIRSVRAYMERFLAETPDGSVVIVADRDSSTGAAVQVLDQCRLAGVRNISIAARRQ; encoded by the coding sequence ATGAGAAGCATCCGGTACACCCGAGGCAGGCGCTCGCGCCGAAGCGACATCAACATGACCCCGCTCATTGATATCGTCTTCATTCTGCTCATCTTCTTCGTGGTCACTACCAGCTTCGTGCGCGAAGCGGGCGTTGAGGTCCAGCGCCCCTCGGCCCAGTCGGCCGAGACCATGGAAAAGGCCAACGTCATCCTCGGCCTGACCGCCGAAGGCAGGATATTCGTCGAAGGGCGCCCCCTGGACATCCGCTCGGTGCGCGCCTACATGGAGCGCTTCCTGGCCGAGACCCCCGACGGATCAGTGGTCATCGTGGCAGACAGGGACAGCTCCACCGGAGCGGCGGTCCAGGTGCTGGACCAGTGCCGACTGGCAGGGGTGCGCAACATCAGCATCGCGGCGAGGCGGCAGTAA
- a CDS encoding MotA/TolQ/ExbB proton channel family protein, producing the protein MPQHDLMELAINHFQVGGSTMVPLTILSLLMWTLAIAKLIRFLRERLREATPEQCLEAFANGDGSRLARWQWDILCQFMRERCDDPDLNRKMLAALRAKQADMARRHIGTIILVAVIAPLLGLLGTVSGMITTFEAIAQFGTGNARALASGISAALITTQSGLVVAVPGLVLGCLLMRRAQKLGDRMELFCIRLLARTE; encoded by the coding sequence ATGCCGCAGCATGACCTGATGGAACTGGCAATCAACCACTTTCAGGTAGGCGGGTCCACCATGGTCCCCCTGACCATCCTCTCGCTGCTCATGTGGACCCTGGCCATCGCCAAGCTCATCCGCTTCCTGCGCGAGCGGCTGCGCGAGGCCACCCCCGAGCAGTGCCTGGAGGCCTTTGCCAACGGCGACGGAAGCAGACTGGCCCGATGGCAGTGGGATATCCTCTGCCAATTCATGCGCGAGCGCTGCGACGACCCGGACCTCAACCGCAAGATGCTCGCCGCCCTGCGCGCCAAACAGGCGGACATGGCCCGACGGCACATCGGCACCATCATCCTGGTGGCCGTCATTGCCCCCCTGCTGGGCCTGCTCGGCACGGTGTCGGGAATGATCACCACCTTTGAAGCCATCGCCCAGTTCGGCACGGGCAACGCCCGCGCCCTGGCCTCCGGCATCTCGGCGGCGCTGATCACCACCCAGAGCGGACTTGTGGTGGCCGTGCCCGGACTGGTGCTGGGCTGCCTGCTCATGCGACGCGCCCAGAAGCTCGGAGACCGCATGGAACTCTTCTGCATCCGCCTGCTGGCCCGCACGGAGTAG